A single region of the Bdellovibrio sp. GT3 genome encodes:
- a CDS encoding zinc ribbon domain-containing protein YjdM, translating into MSTENKCPQCGSENIYEDGNLWICPECSNEWTAQSAAAEISEDNAAHVIKDANGNVLQDGDTVVVVKDLKIKGSSSVVKVGTKVKNIRLQDGGDGHDISCKIDGFGAMNLKSEFVKKA; encoded by the coding sequence ATGAGTACTGAAAACAAATGCCCGCAATGTGGTTCCGAAAATATCTATGAAGATGGCAATCTTTGGATTTGCCCTGAGTGCTCCAATGAGTGGACGGCGCAATCTGCAGCCGCCGAAATCAGCGAAGACAATGCAGCCCATGTTATTAAAGACGCCAATGGAAATGTTCTTCAAGATGGCGACACTGTTGTTGTCGTAAAAGATTTGAAAATCAAAGGTTCCTCTTCCGTAGTTAAAGTGGGAACCAAAGTAAAAAACATTCGCCTGCAAGATGGCGGCGATGGTCATGATATTTCCTGCAAAATCGACGGCTTCGGCGCGATGAACTTAAAATCAGAATTCGTAAAAAAAGCCTAG
- a CDS encoding group II truncated hemoglobin, with translation MSQEQKMYEMIGGEPVLRKVCQRFYEIMATLPEAKGILEMHPENLRGSEEKLFMFLSGWLGGPNLFQERFGHPRLRARHLPFSIGKSERDQWMLCMVMAFEDVGIQEPIRSELLHSLLNLADHMRNKPEA, from the coding sequence ATGTCTCAAGAACAGAAAATGTACGAAATGATCGGCGGTGAGCCGGTCCTTAGAAAAGTCTGCCAACGTTTTTACGAAATTATGGCGACCTTGCCTGAAGCCAAAGGGATTCTGGAAATGCATCCAGAAAATCTGCGGGGTTCAGAAGAAAAACTCTTTATGTTTCTGTCTGGCTGGTTGGGGGGCCCTAACCTATTCCAGGAGCGCTTCGGACATCCACGTCTGCGTGCGCGACACCTGCCTTTTTCAATCGGAAAATCAGAGCGCGATCAATGGATGCTTTGCATGGTTATGGCATTTGAAGATGTGGGCATTCAAGAGCCCATTCGCAGCGAGCTGTTACACTCGCTTTTGAATTTGGCTGATCATATGAGAAACAAACCCGAGGCCTAA